GTCGCCTTTTGGCTCATAGAAATATTCAATATTATGGGCGCGAAGAAGAGAAAGGGAACGTGTCCATGCTCGCCGGCTGTGGAGAACGCCGACACACCTGATCCGGAAGCGGACAAAATATCCGCCTCCGGACTTTTATTTATATTGCCGTCTGCTATTTCACTTCATAAACCCAGCCGAATTTATCCGGCAGGACGCAGGTTTGGATGCCCGTCAGTTCATCGTAGATTTTTTGCGTCGTCGCGCCGATCTTTCCGTCGTTGAAGCGCATGACGACGTCGCCCCATTTCAGTTCGCCTATAGGAGAGATGACCGCTGCCGTTCCGGCGGCGAAAGCCTCTTGAGCGCGTCCGGCTTTATATGCGTCATACAGCTCCTGAATCGATATCCTGCGCTCGGAAGCGGGCTTTCCCCAGCTTTTGACCAATTCGATGACGGATTTTCGGGTAATGCCGGGCAGGATGCTGCCGTTCAGTTCAGGCGTCACGACCTCGCCGTCGATGACAAAAAAGATGTTCATTCCTCCGACTTCCTCAATGTACTTACGCTCGACGCCGTCAAGCCATAAAACCTGCGAGTATCCGGCCGCTTCAGCTTCCTCCTGGGATTTGATGGACGCCGCGTAATTGCCGGCGCACTTGGCGAACCCCGTGCCGCCCCGCACCGCGCGAACGTATTTGTCTTCGACGTATATTTTGACAGGCGCGAGTCCCCCGGAGAAATACGACCCCACAGGAGAAAGAATCGTCGCAAACACGAAGGTTTTGGAGGGATGCACCCCCAGGAACGGCTCGTCTGCGTAGATGAACGGACGTATGTACAATGACGTGCCGGGGTCGGATGGGATCCAGGCGCTTTCGATCCGGACAAGTTTGCTTATCGCCGACAGGAACTCCTTTTCATCTATTTTCGCGATGCACATGCGGTCGCAGCTGTTGTTCATGCGCGCCATATTTTGGTCGGGACGGAACATCACCACGCGCCCGTCTTTTGTCTTGTACGCTTTCAGCCCTTCGAAAATCAACTGCCCGTAGTGCAGGCAGCACGCCGACGGTTCAAGCGTGATCGG
This DNA window, taken from Synergistaceae bacterium, encodes the following:
- a CDS encoding branched-chain amino acid aminotransferase is translated as MEIRVEKTSSPRKPLTGQELSKVHFGTVFTDHMLLINYDKSRGWYDARIVPYGPITLEPSACCLHYGQLIFEGLKAYKTKDGRVVMFRPDQNMARMNNSCDRMCIAKIDEKEFLSAISKLVRIESAWIPSDPGTSLYIRPFIYADEPFLGVHPSKTFVFATILSPVGSYFSGGLAPVKIYVEDKYVRAVRGGTGFAKCAGNYAASIKSQEEAEAAGYSQVLWLDGVERKYIEEVGGMNIFFVIDGEVVTPELNGSILPGITRKSVIELVKSWGKPASERRISIQELYDAYKAGRAQEAFAAGTAAVISPIGELKWGDVVMRFNDGKIGATTQKIYDELTGIQTCVLPDKFGWVYEVK